The following proteins come from a genomic window of Pseudomonadota bacterium:
- a CDS encoding RNA methyltransferase translates to MRGYFAIGVEGISKPMNLGNLLRSAHAFGASFFFSIAPAFNAREVKLSDTSDAAKHLPLYTYDSVDQLALPKGCALVGIEFTEEAVELPSFRHPQAAAYVLGPEKGELSPELLARADHLVRIPMRFCVNVGVAGAIVMYDRLLTTGRHARRPTGSRGDPEPLPAHVQGGRVTRSG, encoded by the coding sequence AGCAAGCCGATGAACCTGGGCAACCTGCTGCGCTCGGCCCATGCCTTCGGCGCCAGCTTCTTCTTCTCCATCGCGCCGGCCTTCAACGCCCGCGAGGTGAAGCTGAGCGATACCTCCGACGCGGCCAAGCACCTGCCGCTCTACACCTACGACAGCGTCGACCAGCTCGCCCTGCCCAAGGGCTGCGCCCTGGTCGGCATCGAGTTCACCGAGGAGGCCGTCGAGCTCCCCAGCTTCCGCCATCCCCAGGCGGCGGCCTACGTGCTGGGCCCGGAAAAGGGCGAGCTGTCGCCGGAACTGCTGGCGCGAGCCGACCACCTGGTGCGCATCCCCATGCGCTTCTGCGTCAACGTCGGGGTGGCCGGCGCCATCGTCATGTACGACCGCCTGCTGACCACCGGCCGCCACGCCCGCCGGCCAACCGGCTCGCGCGGCGACCCGGAGCCCCTGCCGGCCCATGTGCAGGGCGGCCGGGTGACCCGCTCCGGCTAG